GCGGATTATCTGCAAACAAACCATTTTGCGATGGCGGACACAGAAATAACTTCGAACACGATTCTGTTGCGTTTGATTTACCGCCAATGAAAACGAATTAAGTGTTTTTAGTTTCGATATAAAAAAACTGCATTTTCAGGATGCAGTTTTTTTTTGTTTTATAAATAAAGTTCCCCTTTCATGGTTATAATCGAAGAACCTCCAACCAAGATATCATTTTCACGGTTCATGACTTCGATAATTGAGGGCTGATTTAACTTAACGCCTTGGAGAATTTTATATTCCTGATTTAGTTTTGTGTATTTTTTTTGGGTTAGAAATCCAATCAGTGGACCTGCTGCAGTTCCGGTTGCGGGATCTTCATTGATTCCTATTATGGGATTGAAAAATCGGGCTTCGGCAATGTTGCCCTGATTTTGGTCTGAAATAGTAAAACAATAAAAACCTTCAGACTGGTATTCTTTCGAAATTTCAATCAGCAGTTTGTTATCGGGAACGAAATCGTTCAGGATACTGCTGTTTTTAATAGGAACCATCATGTGTGCCGCTTCGGTTTTTACAATTGTGGGCACAAAGTCGCTGCTGTCTAAGTCTTCAATTTTAAGACCCAGTGCTACAGCCAGTTTATAAGTTGGGATTTCTTGTTTGATAACAGCTGTTTTTTGATGCATTTGTACAACCGGATATTGTGTAACGGGATCAAAACTAACCGTTACCGGAATTGGCGAATGGTTCATTATTACAAAAGTGCTGTCCTTGGATTGTTCGTCAAAAATGGGCATTTTTTTTAGCAGTGCGCCGCAAACAGCCCCCAGTAAATTGTGTCCTGCGCCGTCGATTTCGATTCCGGTTGGGGTAAACGAACGTACTTTTAAAGCTTTTTGTTCTTTTGAGTAGTAAATGAAAGAAGTTTCGGAATAGCCAAATTCTTTTGAGATGTCCTGATAGATTTCTAAATCCAGGTTACCATCTGTAAAAACTACAGACAAAGGGTTGCCTTTGTAACTTTCGTTTGAGAAGACGTCTAAAACGTAATATTCTAATGCTTTTCTTTCCTTCATTCTTTCCTGTTTTGGCGCTAAACACTTTTTGAAGGAATAAAATTACGGTTTATTCTTGTATTTACTTGTAGGATTTATTTTTTATAGGTTATTTTAGTATTACTTTATGATTAAAAGCAGGCTTTCAGAATCAAAGGTTTCAGGATCAGTGGTTTTTAAAATAAGTTTTTCGCCACTCTCAAATGCAATGGTTATTCTGCTGTTGTTTTGCTCGGGTTCGCACCAGATTTTGGCGATTGTTCTTTCGAAAAGATTAAACTCGGAGGTTTTGTCGATATAACTAAAACTGTCATCTTCTTCAATTTCAAGTTCGTCAAAATTCCAGTCTTCCCAAAAACCAATACCGATATCAAGAAAATACTGATGCCAGTTATGATTCTCAACTTTTAAATAAACAATAACGGGTTCTTTGGTTTCCGGATTTTCACAAACGACCAGTTTCTGTAATTTTAGACCGTCAAATTCAGTAAATAAGAAAGTATCATCCTGAAAAATTCTTCCTCGTTCTTCTTCCATATTTATACTATTCGTTTTTGTTCTGCGCTGAACTTTATTACTTTCTCTAATCTCGAAATTCTGGTTTTTTCCTGTTTGGCACTCATAATAATATGAATTACTACTTTTCTGTAGGATGGTGCCTGATTACTAAAATATTCCCACGCTGTTTTATTGGCTTTAAATTGTTTTTCGAGTTCCGGATCAAGAATATAAGCTTCGTTTTCGTGCGAATAAATTTTGGATCTTTCTTCAGATCTTAATTCGAAAGCCTTTATACCTTCGGGTTTCATTAATCCGGCTTTGGTAAGATTTTCGATTTTTTTGATATTGATGGCACTCCAGATGCTGGTTTTTTTTCTGGGAGTAAACCTGATAGAATAACTTTCTTCATCAATAGATCTTCGGATACCATCGATCCAGCCAAAACAAAGTGCCTGATCTACAGATTCTGACCACGACATAGATGGTTTTTTGCTCTTCACTTTATAAAACCCCACTAAAAGTTCGGTTTCGTTTTGGTGATGCTTTTCTAACCATGCTCTGAACTTTTCCTGGTTTGAGAAGAAAGTTGGATTCATTAATAATGACGTTTCGATTTCATTGTATAAAAATATAATAAAACAGCAGTAAACAAAAGTGTACTGCTGTTTTTTACGACTTTATATATTTTGACATTCTATTCGAAAACCACTTTTTTATTGCTTTTGGGCATTTGAACAATATGATACGGCTGTGTAATTACAGTTCCTAAACCTCCGGGTTTTAATTGTTTTACTTGAACAAATATGCGGTTATTGGTTTGAGTAATTTTGGTAATATCTATAGAATAACCACTATAGTTTCTCACCTGATCAATAACAGCAATAATTTGATATTTTTTAAAATCAATATTTAGAGGCATACTGTTTTCCCAAGATTTAGGCTCCAGCTTGTATTTTTCCATTAAAATATCCAATTGTTTTTGGTTTTTAACGACAAGATTTGCTTTTTGATTAGTGTAATCTCCGCTGAAATGATCCCCATAAAAAACACTTGAAAATTCTACGTTTAATGGTTCTGATTCATCACTGCTGCAACCCGTAAGGATAAATAAAATCGTGAAAATAAATAAAATCTGTTTCATGGTTTTTGGTTTTTTAGTAATTAGCCTTAATTGTAAAATGCTATTTATTAAATAGATGTGATTTTTTTTAAAAGTTGCGTGCTATTTTAAAATATTAATATTTGATAAAACTATTCTCCATCATTATCTGAATTTTCAATTAATGCTTTTTGAGCTTCTAATATTTCTTGATATTTTAAAAAATGTGCTTCTTTGGTTTCTTCGTAGATGCCTTTTATAAAATCAAAACAAATTCTATCTCGAAGTCTTCGTAATTCAAACAGCAGCAGGTTATTACTTTTACCCTTTTCTTTAAAACTAAATAATCCCTCCATTGCCGCTAAGACTGAAATTGAGGCACTAATTATTAAAATACAATTTTCGCTGTCAAATGGAAGATCGTTTTTCCAGCCAGTTAGAATTGTAATTACTGCTCCAGCAATAAAAACAACGACTCTTGTTGTTCGAAAAAGGGTAATGTTAATGTTTTTTTTTGCTTTAATGCTGTCAATTCTGTTTTCAATATCAGAATATAGGATGTCTTTATTTAATTGTTCTATTTTCATAGTTTTTAGTTTTGATGTTTTTTAACTGTCAAATAGTTTATTTTCAAGCAAGTATATTGATAATTTGAATTTTTTAAACAAGTATTTGTACGCAATTTTTTGGAACAGAAAGCAATTAGTTTTTCATCATTACAACTTTTAATAAGTTTGTTATGAGTATTTCACAAGGCTTTGGTTCTTAGACAGAAACAGCTAAGAAAAACTTTAACAATAGAATGTGTTCGAAATCAAAAGATAAATCGTCGTTTTTTTACAACTTTGCACATTAAATCTGTAAACAAAACAAAATGGAGGAATTCGGCAGAATATTAGTTTCAGAAACGGCATTGAATAGCGAAAATCTTCAAGATGTTATTCATTCCAATATTTCGATTATCAATTTAATGCGCGAAGAAGGTGTCGATGATGAATTGATTCACGAAGATGCCCTTACGAGTTATTATCTTGATTATTATTTTTCGCAGTATACCGAGGGGAATTTTTCGCAGTTTGTTTACAACTCAGGCTGGAATAAGGAATTAAACGAACTTATCGAAGAAGGCTTGGCGCTGATTGGTGCCGAAAAACATCTGGAATTGTTTCAGGAACAAAGCAAAAAAGTAAGGATAATGAGTAATATTAAACTGGGGAAATTTCTAAAAGGGAAATTAGATGGCGTAAACCCGGTTCGTGATGCATTAAACAACAATGCTTTTTTTGAATTAGAAGAAAACCTGATGGAACTTAATGCGGCTTTCTTAAAAAACCATCCCGATTTTCAGGCGCTTCCGGTAGAAGAAATCTTCAGGACATTAGAAGAATTTACCGGACATGAAATAAAAAGGGGATAGTTTCGCTGTGAAAATTGTGCGGAATTAGAGTATAATTGAATATGTTTTAATGAATTATCCGGCAGTATAATTATTTTGGATTTTTAAATAAAACTTTGCGAATCTCCCTGCGTTTTTGTGAATCTTTGCGAAACAACTCTCACAACTTTCTGATTTTTTTGATTTTATTTAAAAAGCTTAGACAGAATATTTTATATTTGGATGCCCCTAATTATAAAATATAAACCCAATGAAAATTAAATCCTACTTAATTATCAGCGGCATTTTTCTTTTTTTCAGCTCCTGCGGAAAGAATGAAAAACAAAGTTCTGATGAAATAACTCCAACGCTGGCAGTTCAAACCGACTCCAAACCCAAAGCTGTCGAAAAACTGATTTTCAAAAAAAGCGAAGACATTGTTCCTTCGGATTTATTGAATCTGAGTCTGCTGCGAAAAACCGCCGAAAACTTAAAAATCAAATATTCCAGTATTAAAACAGAAGATGTCAGTTCTGTCAATTACAATGATAAAGTGACTTTTTTTGTAATCTGCACCATCAATAAAACCGAAAAAGCAAAAAAAGGTGAAGAGAATCTGGGCAATTTTTATGAAAGAAGATACGTTTTTGTAAATAATGAAGACGGTAAAATACTGGCCGAAGAAATCGATGATAATTTAGGTTATTATGAAAATGAAGGCCTTAGGGTTTCCAAATCTCATATTCTGAAAGATTTATTGCAGCTTAATGAAACTACATCAGCCATTGCTATCAGTACCGAAGTGTATTCGAACAGCAGGGTAGTAATGTATTCCGAAGAAAAATTTACAATCGTGACTTTTGACGGAAAGCAGATAAAAAAAGTCTTATACGAATACCCAATACGAATGGCGAATGGCGATTCAAACGGAAGCGGAACCTATCAGATTGAAACTCTGGAAACAGGAATCAGCGTTTCGGATACTCAAACAAATGGGT
This portion of the Flavobacterium gelatinilyticum genome encodes:
- a CDS encoding YdeI/OmpD-associated family protein, whose translation is MNPTFFSNQEKFRAWLEKHHQNETELLVGFYKVKSKKPSMSWSESVDQALCFGWIDGIRRSIDEESYSIRFTPRKKTSIWSAINIKKIENLTKAGLMKPEGIKAFELRSEERSKIYSHENEAYILDPELEKQFKANKTAWEYFSNQAPSYRKVVIHIIMSAKQEKTRISRLEKVIKFSAEQKRIV
- a CDS encoding PhzF family phenazine biosynthesis protein, with the translated sequence MKERKALEYYVLDVFSNESYKGNPLSVVFTDGNLDLEIYQDISKEFGYSETSFIYYSKEQKALKVRSFTPTGIEIDGAGHNLLGAVCGALLKKMPIFDEQSKDSTFVIMNHSPIPVTVSFDPVTQYPVVQMHQKTAVIKQEIPTYKLAVALGLKIEDLDSSDFVPTIVKTEAAHMMVPIKNSSILNDFVPDNKLLIEISKEYQSEGFYCFTISDQNQGNIAEARFFNPIIGINEDPATGTAAGPLIGFLTQKKYTKLNQEYKILQGVKLNQPSIIEVMNRENDILVGGSSIITMKGELYL
- a CDS encoding DUF4231 domain-containing protein gives rise to the protein MKIEQLNKDILYSDIENRIDSIKAKKNINITLFRTTRVVVFIAGAVITILTGWKNDLPFDSENCILIISASISVLAAMEGLFSFKEKGKSNNLLLFELRRLRDRICFDFIKGIYEETKEAHFLKYQEILEAQKALIENSDNDGE
- a CDS encoding DMP19 family protein; translated protein: MEEFGRILVSETALNSENLQDVIHSNISIINLMREEGVDDELIHEDALTSYYLDYYFSQYTEGNFSQFVYNSGWNKELNELIEEGLALIGAEKHLELFQEQSKKVRIMSNIKLGKFLKGKLDGVNPVRDALNNNAFFELEENLMELNAAFLKNHPDFQALPVEEIFRTLEEFTGHEIKRG
- a CDS encoding protease complex subunit PrcB family protein; the protein is MKQILFIFTILFILTGCSSDESEPLNVEFSSVFYGDHFSGDYTNQKANLVVKNQKQLDILMEKYKLEPKSWENSMPLNIDFKKYQIIAVIDQVRNYSGYSIDITKITQTNNRIFVQVKQLKPGGLGTVITQPYHIVQMPKSNKKVVFE